A region from the Triplophysa rosa linkage group LG4, Trosa_1v2, whole genome shotgun sequence genome encodes:
- the cabp2a gene encoding LOW QUALITY PROTEIN: calcium-binding protein 2a (The sequence of the model RefSeq protein was modified relative to this genomic sequence to represent the inferred CDS: deleted 1 base in 1 codon) — MMGAKPSKRSSMKKGVLPMEGSRVPPPADVLGGSGDAAAEDEDDEELGERRQFDEPICALVQNCTVLHNIVGPACIFLRQSFAHAQLDRDLRPEEIEELKEAFREFDKDKDGFISCKDLGECMRTMGYMPTEMELIELSQQICGGRVDFEDFVDLMGPKMLAETADMIGVKELREAFREFDSNGDGQISLAELREAMKKLMGEQLNHREIDEILRDVDLNGDGLVDFE; from the exons ATGATGGGAGCAAAGCCATCGAAAAGAAGCAGCATGAAGAAG GGGGTCCTACCCATGGAGGGCAGCAGAGTGCCACCTCCAGCTGACGTGTTAGGGGGCAGTGGTGACGCTGCAGCGGAGGATGAGGATGATGAAGAGTTAGGGGAAAGGAGGCAGTTTGACGAGCCCATATGTGCTTTGGTTCAGAACTGTACTGTCCTGCATAACATCGTGGGCCCCGCCTGCATTTTTCTCCGG CAGAGCTTCGCTCACGCTCAGCTC GACAGGGATCTACGTCCAGAGGAAATTGAAG AGCTGAAGGAAGCCTTCAGAGAGTTTGACAAAGATAAAGATGGCTTCATTAGCTGTAAGGATCTGGGCGAGTGTATGAGGACGATGGGATACATGCCCACAGAGATGGAGCTGATTGAACTCAGTCAGCAGATCT GTGGCGGAAGAGTCGACTTTGAGGACTTCGTAGATCTGATGGGACCAAAGATGTTGGCAGAGACAGCAGACATGATCGGGGTGAAAGAATTGAGAGAAGCTTTTAGAGAG TTTGACTCTAATGGCGATGGTCAGATCAGTCTGGCTGAACTAAGGGAAGCCATGAAGAAACTGATGGGAGAGCAGCTTAACCACAGAGAGATTGATGAAATCCTCAGGGATGTTGACCTCAATGGAGATGGGCTGGTCGACTTTGAGTAG